TTTTATTAGATGAAAAAAGTGTCTATCCAGCATCCACAACACTTCATGGCCAATATCATCATGATGGCGATGTTGCTTTGAGTATGCCCTGTATCATAGGACGTGAAGGAATACTCAAACAAATTCCCGTCACACTCAATGCATGGGAATATGAAAAACTAGAAGAATCGATTGCGTATATTCAAGAAACAATGAAAGATGCAAAAACTGGGATTGAATTTATAAAATAGAAGTTTATTGGTGCAGAAAAAAATGGTGCGCTCAGAGCGATTCGAACGCCCGACCGCTGGTACCGCAAACCAGTGCTCTATCCAACTGAGCTATGAACGCACAACCATTTGAGGACGATATTATATCCTAATTTTTTAAAAATTCAAAGTGTTTTTCTTGGTTTTTTTTGCTGCACCAATAAACCGGCTACAATTAGTATCAATCCTACAAAAGTTGACCAATAAATTGTCTCTCCTACAAAGAAGTGTATAAAAACCAATGACACAAAAGGAGAGATAAAAATAAGATTGGCAATTTTTGAACTGTTGGTTGTGAGCTTCATCGCCTTGAGCCAAAAGACATATGTCACGCCCATCTCAAAAAAGCCAACATAAATCGAACCCAAAAATCCATACCAATCAAAAATCAAAGCATGAGACGAAAGTATCATATAGAGAATAATTAAAACAAATCCTGAAACAAAACTAATAAAAAGACCAACCACCGGATCAAGACGTGATTTGGTATTAAAAATCCAATAAAAAGCCCATAAAATTGTCGATAAAAAAGCCAAAATCACACCCTGTGCTGATGAAAACTGAAAGCTCAAAAGTTCTCCATGTGTTGAAATCACCAAAACACCAAAATAACAAATAATACCGGCTAAAAAATCATAAATACTCAGTTTGTGTTTTAATATAAAAAAGGAGAGATAGCTCAACGTCAAAGCCCACGTATAATTGATAGGTTGTGCCTCTTGTGCCGGTAGGAGGTCATACGCTTTAAATAACACTAAATAATATAAAAAAGGATTAAGTACCCCAAGAAGTGAGGCACGCAAATAAGCAGTTTTTGGATATTGGCGCAGTAAAGGTAGCTTTTTTTCTTTGAGTATAATCATAAAAAGCATCACAATAGAAGCCCCAACTGAATAAAACAACAATTGTGTCGGAGTAAAGTAAGCAAGCGATAATTTAAAGGCACTCGCGACCGTTGACCACAACAATACAGAGAGGAGTCCGAAAAGATATGCTTTTTTCTGATTCGAGTTTATTATCATATAAGATTATACTATTTTTTTAGCCTATGTATGATAAAATTTTAATAAATTTTTTCAAAAAAAGAGGGTAAAAATGAACGATAAAGTGATCGCATATCAAGGTGTCGAGGGAGCGTATTCTCACCTAGCATGCAAAAACACGTTTCCAAAATCTATATCAATCGCTTGTGAGAGTTTTGAAAAGGCGATGAAACTGGTAGAGATGAAAACAGCAGACTTTGCTATGATACCGGTAGAAAACTCCACAGCAGGACGCGTGGAGGAGATTTATCGACTCATACCAAAATTATCACTCTACATTGTAAAAGAACATTTTGAGCCGGTCAACCACTGTCTTTTGGGTACACAAGATGCCAGAATTGAAGATATAAAATATGTAGGTTCACATCCTCAAGCTCTCGCACAATGCTACAAAAATATTATAGATTTAGATTTAAATGCAATGGCTAAATTTGACACGGCCGGTTCGGCAAAAGAGGTCAGTGAAAAGAATGATGTGCAATATGGGGCTATTGCTTCAAAATTAGCAGCAAAACTTTATAATTTAAAAATATTACAAGAAAACTTTTCAGATTTAGCGGGCAATGTGACACGATTTATTATTCTCTCTCGAGATGAAGTGATACCAGAATTTGTAGCAGATAAACGCTATATTACCTCAGTCATATTTCAAGTTAGAGATATCCCTGCTGCCTTATTTAAAGCACTTGGAGGATTTGCCACCAATGGTGTCAACCTACTCAAATTAGAGAGTTACTCAATGGCTGGGTCGATGCAAGTGAGTCGTTTTCATATTGATATTGATGCCCATCCTCATGAAAGAAGATTGAAACTGGCATTAGAAGAGTTATCTTTTTTTGCCAACAAAATCAAGCATCTTGGAGTCTATGAAAAAAATCCATTGCGCGATCAATACAAGCTATTACAATAACAATATTGTAATGGCACTTCGAAATAAAGAGTTAAAAAAAATTGTTATGGGAAAGGATTGTTGTTGGATAAGTAAGTAAAAAGAAACAAGAATCCGGCAGCGACCTACATTCCCACAACAGTAAGCTGCAGTATTATCGGCGATGAGTTGCTTAGCTTCCAGGTTCGAAATGGGACTGGGCGTTTCCAACTCTCTATAGCCACCGGAAATCTTGAAGTAAATCTATGAATGATAAACTTACTTCAAGATTTTGATTCTTGAGTGTTTATTGTTATGTCAACAAGACGCTACATTAAAAACAATGACTTTAGATTTCTCTAAACCCTTGTAGCCTCTTATTATACTTAATAAGAAAGTGATACAATTGAATATAAAATTTAAGCCAAACGACCTATTAGTACTGGTCAGCTAAAGGGCTTTCACCCATTACACACCCAGCCTATCAAACATGTAGTCTTCATGAGGTCTTCAGGGAAAGTTCATCTTGGAGTTGGCTTCCCGCTTAGATGCTTTCAGCGGTTATCTCATCCGAACATAGCTACCCAGCGGTGCCCTTGGCAGGACAACTGGTACACCAGTGGTTCGTTCAACCCGGTCCTCTCGTACTAGGGTCAAATCTCCTCAACTTTCCTACGCCCACGGCAGATAGGGACCGAACTGTCTCACGACGTTCTGAACCCAGCTCGCGTACCGCTTTAAATGGCGAACAGCCATACCCTTGGGACCTGCTCCAGCCCCAGGATGCGATGAGCCGACATCGAGGTGCCAAACCTCCCCGTCGATGTGAGCTCTTGGGGGAGATCAGCCTGTTATCCCCGGGGTACCTTTTATCCTTTGAGCGATGGCCCTTCCACACAGAACCACCGGATCACTATGACCGACTTTCGTCTCTGCTCGACATGTATGTCTCACAGTCAAGCTGGCTTGTACCATTATACTCTGCGGACGATTTCCAACCGTCCTGAGCCAACCTTTGTAAGCCTCCGTTACTTTTTAGGAGGCGACCGCCCCAGTCAAACTACCCACCAGACATTGTCCTGCTTGAGGATAACTCAAGCCAGTTAGCTATCAGAATAAAGAAGAGTGGTATCTCAACAATGGCTCATCATGATCTAGCGACCATGAATCAAAGCCTCCCACCTATCCTGCACATCTTTATCCCAACAGCAGTGTCAAGCTGTAGTAAAGGTCCACGGGGTCTTTCCGTCTTGCCGCGGGTAGGAGGAATTTTCACCTCCACTACAATTTCACTGGATTCCTGGTCGAGACAGCTCCCATCTCGTTACGCCATTCATGCAGGTCGGTATTTAACCGACAAGGAATTTCGCTACCTTAGGACCGTTATAGTTACGGCCGCCGTTTACTGGGGCTTCGATCAACTGCTTCGACGAATCTAACAGCATCAATTAACCTTCCAGCACCGGGCAGGCGTCACACCCTATACATCCTCTTACGAGTTAGCAGAGTGCTGTGTTTTTGGTAAACAGTCGGGAGGGACTCTTTGTTGTAACCTTCAATGCTCCACCCGCAGGGGTTTCACAAAGGGAGGCACACCTTATACCGAAGATACGGTGCTATTTTGCAGAGTTCCTTAACCAGGATTCTTCCACGCGCCTTAGAATACTCATCTCACCCACCTGTGTCGGTTTGCGGTACGGGTAATTATAGATATACTTAGAAACTTTTCTTGGCTCGACGGCATCAACGATTCACCGTCCACTCCGAAGAGTATCAAGTGCCTATCAGGTCTCGAATAAAAGATCACGGATTTGCCAATGATCTAATCTACACCCTTCGACCAACTATTCCATCAGTTGGCTCGTTTAGCCCTAAGCGTCCTTCCATCGCGCTCTATAATTAGTGTTGGAATATTAACCAACTTTCCATCGTCTACCCCTTTCGGACTCGACTTAGGTCCCGACTAACCCTACGATGACGAGCATCGCGTAGGAAACCTTGGGTTTTCGGCGAAGGGGATTCTCACCCCTTTTATCGCTACTCATGCCTGCATGCTCACTTCCGCACGCTCCACCACTCCTTACCGGTATGGCTTCAACGCTGAGCGGAACGCTCTCCTACCACTTGAAATAAATTTCAAATCTACAGCTTCGGTGGATATTTTTAGCCCCGTTATATTTTCCGCGCAGAATCACTAGACCAGTGAGCTATTACGCTTTCTTTAAAGGATGGCTGCTTCTAAGCCAACCTCCTGGTTGTCTAAGTAACTCCACATCGTTTTCCACTTAAATATCACTTTGGGACCTTAGCTGGTAGTCTGGGTTGTTTCCCTCTTGACGACGCATTTTATCACCCGCCGCCTGACTGCCAAGATTACGCATAGGGTATTCGGAGTTTGACAGGGTTTGGTACATTGGTGTATGCCCTAGCCCAATCAGTGCTCTACCCCCCTATGTTACGACTTGACGCTATACCTAAATATATTTCGGAGAGAACCAGCTATCACGAAGTTTGATTGGCCTTTCACCCCTATCCACAGTTCATCCGGTGAGTTTTCAACCTCAATCGGTTCGGTCCTCCACTAGTTCTTACACCAGCTTCAACCTGACCATGGATAGATCACTTCGCTTCGGGTCTGCAGCCAGTGACTAAATCGCCCTATTAAGACTCGCTTTCGCTACGGCTCCGGGTTTCCTTAACCTTGCCACTGACCACAACTCGCAGGCTCATTATGCAAAAGGCAGTCCATCACCCTGATAAATCATAGGGCTCTGAATGATTGTAAGTAAATGGTTTCAGGTTCTATTTCACTCCCCTCACTGGGGTTCTTTTCACCTTTCCCTCACGGTACTGGTTCACTATCGGTCTGTAAGTAGTATTTAGGGTTGGAGGGTGGTCCCCCCGGATTCAGACAGAATAACACGTGTTCCGCCCTACTCAGGATACTGCTATGTTGTTATCAAGTTTCGTGTACGAGACTATCACTCTCTATGGCTAAACTTTCCAGATTATTCCACTACTATCTAACATACAATATCGCAGTCCTACAACCCCTGTTGTAAACAACAGGTTTGCCCTAATCCACGTTCGCTCGCCGCTACTAGCAGAATCTCATTTGATTTCTCTTCCTCTGGCTACTGAGATGTTTCACTTCACCAGGTTAGCCCCCCGCAGGGTAACTGACATCACTGCCAGCTGGGTTGTCCCATTCGGAAATTCACGGATC
This genomic window from Sulfurospirillum sp. 1612 contains:
- a CDS encoding prephenate dehydratase; translation: MNDKVIAYQGVEGAYSHLACKNTFPKSISIACESFEKAMKLVEMKTADFAMIPVENSTAGRVEEIYRLIPKLSLYIVKEHFEPVNHCLLGTQDARIEDIKYVGSHPQALAQCYKNIIDLDLNAMAKFDTAGSAKEVSEKNDVQYGAIASKLAAKLYNLKILQENFSDLAGNVTRFIILSRDEVIPEFVADKRYITSVIFQVRDIPAALFKALGGFATNGVNLLKLESYSMAGSMQVSRFHIDIDAHPHERRLKLALEELSFFANKIKHLGVYEKNPLRDQYKLLQ
- a CDS encoding DMT family transporter; protein product: MIINSNQKKAYLFGLLSVLLWSTVASAFKLSLAYFTPTQLLFYSVGASIVMLFMIILKEKKLPLLRQYPKTAYLRASLLGVLNPFLYYLVLFKAYDLLPAQEAQPINYTWALTLSYLSFFILKHKLSIYDFLAGIICYFGVLVISTHGELLSFQFSSAQGVILAFLSTILWAFYWIFNTKSRLDPVVGLFISFVSGFVLIILYMILSSHALIFDWYGFLGSIYVGFFEMGVTYVFWLKAMKLTTNSSKIANLIFISPFVSLVFIHFFVGETIYWSTFVGLILIVAGLLVQQKKPRKTL